AAGGCCACTGCGTTGAGATAAAAGAATGCAATAAAGCGGGAATGGTATGTGTCCTCAAGAATGCGATCACCAGCTGAATGATGGTATTCTTCAAGGATGTGATCACCGTCTGCATGACGGAATTCATTTCCTGACCAGAAGCCACCTGGTGGATTCAGACCTGATTGATATGTTAGGGATACTGCAAGAATGGCAAGAAGCAGCAGATTTTTGCGGGTCTTATTCAAGTGCTCCTCAATTTGATTGCCATTAACATTTTGAATTGGTGCTGCTTGGTTGCTGTGAATATGGCCATTAGCAACAGGTTCAGTATCATCATTGGTGCCAACAATCTCAGTGTCATGGTTATGATCTCCATTACTGAATCCGTTTCTCCTGGAGCTCGATGAGAGCATCCAACCCGTTGCACTCACACACCGCAGACTCACTTTTTTGAAATTCTGTAGCCAGATTGCAACAGGTTTGTATGCAAAGATCCCAACCAACAGTGCAAGGCAGATTAAAACTATCATGATAATAAACATTACGTAGAATGATGTTGCTACATCCCTACAACATCCTGCAGCATAGGCACCAACTAGGCACAATAGATCAGCTACAACACATACAATGACTGCTTTGGACCTTATCCCATGTTTGCTCAATTCTGTGCTCAGAAGCAATATGACTGTGACCAAAGAAGCTACAAAAGAAGTTGAATTACAACTAACAAATAATTTATAACGGTCAAGATAGTTACTGCGAAGAACAGAAGTAGCTGGCTGGTGCTTGTAAGGAGGAAAGGCTGGAGGCACCTTACTAAGCGGATCATACTCATTTTCAGCCCAAAAGCCACCTGGTGGACTCAAACCTGCTTGGTATGTGACAGTAGCAGTAAATGTTACAAGAATCAAGATGAACTTGCGAGCATCCTCAACATCTTTGTCTTGATGTCTGTCACTTTGCCTGTCGTGGACACCCCATAATTTCTGTATCATCTCTTTCAACTTATCTGGAATAACCCTCATGAATACTAGGACATGTACCCCAACATACAAGAAAACAGCAAAAACTAGAATCCAGGTATAAATGGATGACTTAAGTGCCCTGCAGCTTCCTGCAGCATAAGCCCCCATCAGGCTGAATAGGTCCAGTATCATGGTAAATTGCATTGACCGGAGCCACAACACATGCTTGGTTGCACTCTTACTTAGAAGCAAGATGATTAAGACAAGAGATGCAGCAAAGGCCGTTGCATTGCAGTAAAAGAATACCTCATACCGTTGAAAGTAACCAACAGGAAGAACAGGATTACCAGCCTGGTGCTTATCCTTATTTAGTGTCCAAAATCCCCCTGGTGGTGTTAATCCAGCATTGTATGTCACACCGACTGCTATGGTTCCAAGCAGTATCAAATACTTCCGTAAACTCCACAATAGCTTAAAATTACCCTCAATGTTATCGTCTTGGCTCGTGCCATTTGCCATCTCGATGCTACTGGACATGGGTTGCAGGTCTCAGCTGTTCTTTATCCTCTCATTCACAGCAGCAACAAGTAAGAAATCTGGAAGATTGAAAGATTATTCACTGATGTTTCTGGATTTTCTGGTTGCAGAACAAAAACAACGGCAAAGGATGCTAGGAAGAAGATACCAATTCAATCCCTGGATTTGACTTTTATTGCCGCGAAAATATATAAGCAAATCCTGCAGAGTAACTGATAACATTAACTGGAAGCCATACACGACAGAGTAGGTCCATCAAGAAAGAATTACCAGGAAGAGAAGATGCTCCTACCTGGCATGGAAAGGGATTGAAATGCTCCAAAATTCAGGTGGAGAGGCTGCCCTCATCGGCCATATGGTCTTTTCTCTATGCGAGGTTGCATGTTTGGGGTTAGAACTAGACTGATGGATGGCTGCTCAAACAAGTGATTGGACTTGCAATATTCAAAAGCTCAGCCACTCAAGCCTAGCTGACAGTGTGATATAAGTATAGGGCATAAATATAAGTATAGGACAAAGaccgaggaggaagagaaagacCTGGTGAAGTAGTCAATGTCCGAAAGGACAGCACCACAGCAAATGGAGGGGCCATCTTGCAATAACCACGCATATAATAACAGTATAACACTATCAGCTCGTGCTCACTAGAAATCGAGTGCAACTGAAACAGCCAATATGTTACTAATAAAAGATGCACCTAACCGAATCTTTGAACATGGGTATTGAAAAGGGTCACTTTGAACATCAGAACACCTAAACTCCTAAAGGAACGgaatatttatacatgaggtacgCATTCCGACTTTTAATATGACACCCAGATGGATTGTATTTTCTGCACAAGGATGCAACTGTTAGCTGCTGGCAATAACTGGTTCTATTTTCTGCACAAAGATGACATTTTTTAGCTGCTGCAATAATCGGTTTTTGGAACAGGAACACACAGGTAAGCAAAGTTAAGTCAGTAAATTAAGTACCTGGGAGACGATGCAGGGTAacttcatactccctccgtcccaaaataagtgcagttttgcactaccacgttcaacgtttgaccgtccgtcttatttgaaatttttttatgattagtatttttattgcaattagatgataaaacatgaatagtactttatgtgtgactaaatatttttaattttttcataaatttttcaaataagacggacggacaaacgttgaacgtgaatagtgcaaaactgcacttattttgggacggaggtagtactaagagcaagtttaatagtatatccCACtaagctccaattcatctatagccaatctaatagccaattcatacaatagttgtttactatactattaatatatggtcccacctatcatatatACACTGCGTCTTGAagcccgtgctgcagctggctacagatctgtagcccgcttctcttctctctcacctttATCTcactaaaatatgtttatagccagctaatagcctgctattgtacctgctctaactcATAAGCGAGACTGCGTTGACATCGAGGTCGTCTGGACAAGAGGCGCACACGGCTTTCACACTGCGACATAAGTTCAGACCATCTGCAAGAaacgccggtcgtctcgtctcgtctcgacGCGCCTGGACATGGTCAAGACCTCCACGGAGCACTTTGCCTCGCTCTCCTACGGCCTCTGCGCTCGCAAACTCGTCGAGCTCCGGGGCTGGAGCGGCCGGTGTCCCGGTATGCCCACCCCCTGCGCTTAGGCATTGATTCGAACACTTGATGGGCGCAGGAAGCGGGAGCTTGGACGGTGGGTCGGTGcggcattccgtcgaacagcAGACGAGCAGGAGGGGTTTCGCGTTTGGTCCCGTCAGCTTGGGTCAGCCTTGGGCCACCGACTCGGATctctcctcgcctcgccggccgccatcgccggccgACCGCCCTGTGAATGTGGAGCGATGGGGCATCCGAGTCGTCGTCCTCACTGGCTGAGTGGCCTGGCGATGGCCCAGGTGGCATTTAACCTTCGTTCCATTTCAACAGCCTCATTTCATACTTACCggccaaaattttaatttcaaaccttaaatttaaagctgattgtgaggttttttcatcgaagtttattttttagcctttgtttttatattgctacacatatataaaagttttatttacaaattacttttcgtttatAAATATGTCGTTTAACTTATTCCACGAATAAGGCAAACAATTCGATCATAAGTGCAGTTGTGgtttttcgtgtccaacgtttggccgtccatcttatttgaaaaatttatgaacaaATTTTAACAAGATTGTCaaacataaagtattattcatagttagagtaaatttcagaaaactgcaactttagtgacaaaactatcagtttgctgcaacaatagcgtgggaaattatcacaaaactgcaacttttacgttatatgctgctacagtacATATAGTTGACAactgtagcagcatataacgtaaaagttgcagttttgtgataatttcccacgctatttttgcagcaaactgaaacatgccgctaatgttgcagcaaactgatagttttgtcactaaagttgcagttttctgaaatttacttttcatattttatcatctaataacaataaaatactaaccataattttttttttgaaataagacgaataatcaaacgttggacataaaCAGTGTAAAATTGTTGTCTTTCTAGGACGGGGGTAGTATTTATCAATTTTAGATTTAACGTTTAACTATTTATCACTTTTAGATTTAACGCTTAACTATTTATCACTTATAGATTTAGTGTTTATGGCATGTGGATTCTCATCTATCTATTACATGCAAGTTCAATAACAAATAGTTAATTGCTACATCTAAAagtagcaaatagttaaatatctagCTGAGTAGTGGGTGTGTGGCCATGTTGCCTGACCTCACGGCTCCAAGCATTTGGCTggatcttttcttttcttttcctttttgaatCTTTTGGATGAACTAGCAAAATGTCcatgtaacgctccgcttttcgcgAAACGTTAAAAACTATTTCGGTAAAACCCTATTCGCAAAAATTttgttctttgtgtgcgagtctaagtcgTGCCATTGATCTCTATTCAAATCCCCTTATTCCCAATCCTCGACATCAAAAGTCAACCTTGTCGAAACTCCTATTCCAATTTCAACCTTCCAAAATCTACATTCCAAAATTCAATATCTCCCTTCGGACTCATTTCCAAATATTTCCCTCGGCTCCGATAATACCAAATCCCCATTTTGAATCCCTTCGTCGACTCCTCCCTCTCATCCAAATCCCAAATCCCGAAGTCCAAGTCAAAttccaaattcaaattctatCCAAATCTCTCTCCTGATaaagtctactttacctcccTGTATTTTTGGATGGACCGGTTTTCctcccccggcccatctcccctcccaGCCCATCATCTCCCCCcctcgcacgtgcgttgcacgcatgcgagccgagagagagccgccgctcgctctctctgtttctctctctctctccctcgtcgagctccctctcccccgcgccgatttcccgccgccgccgttcgaaaTCCGGCTGCGCCCTGCGTTCGCGTGCGCGCACTCgcgcgtggccgaccgcccggtagCCGCCGCGTCAGCCCTGGCCGCCTACGCCGCGCAGCCGCCCATGCCGCCCTGCCGCTCGCCCCCACCTCTGTGCGCTCGCGTCCAAGACGCAGAGGCagcgcctctctccccctcacgagcgttttcctcctccctctgcttGCTCAAATCAGCAAGGAACCGCGCTCCTTTTTCCTCCCCTTTTCCACTTTTGCCCGACACCGCCATCCCTCTGCCACCGCCTAGCCGCTTGCGCCCGAGACCGCCAGCTCCCCCTTGACCGCCCCAAGGTCGGTTTGAACCGACCCCCCGCGCGAACCGACCTCGCCTCCACTATAAAGCCGAGTCCCTCCTCTCAATCCCTCCCGCTTCAGTCTCCACTGCTGCCGCGCCATTGTTGCCGCCCTTGCCGTGCAGTTGCCCTCGCCGTCCGTCGCCGAAGCACCAGGGAGACCGGTGCGTGCGAGGACGCGAGACGAGGACTACGGAcacccctcttcttccccttccccggcccgaggccggagagctcgctcccgtgcTGTCGGTTGCTCGTCACAGTGCCCGTCTCGGCTCGGTAGTGCACActctccgttctccctcctcgctccctctcctccccttagcTCTAGGCAGTAGTGCGAGTAGCCTTCCagtagctagctggcgccgccccgccgccgccgccgctcgccgagggctcgccgtcgtcgccgcccaaaCTCGGTAGCAGCCGCTCGTTGCCGGCCTCCCTCGgtgtagctccgcccaatccgactcTAGAAATGAACTCTGGAGGTCGCGTAGATGCTCAAGTCCCTAGGAATCGTGCCCTCGTGctctcgtcgccgtttccccctttcctcgCTGCCGGCttccgccgccgcgattcgccgtcACCGGCCGTCTTCCGGCACATCCGAGCCGTTGTCTCACTCCCTCTCGTCCATCCCATCGTTCCGgtgtactccctccctctcgaATCGTCGCGGCGAGCTCCAGTGAActcggccgccgtccgccgtccatctcggcctcctgtgcttcttcctcctccagccgggcCACGTGGCTGCCATGAaggtgccacgtcggcgccagctcggccggaCTGGGTCAAGCTGACCCCGGTCAGCCGCTCCCTCCATCcctcgctcgcgcgcgcggtccacggagAGCCGAGAGGCTGCGTGTGGGCCCGCCGCACACCGCGtccacccgcgcgccgcgcgtggaCCGCTCCCCCCCGAACCCTAGTGCCGCCCTCGCGTGCGCCCATCCCACCGTGGGCCGTGTCACCGATaagcgggccccacccgggACCCCGCACGGTGCAATCGGTCCACCGGACCCGCCCCGCCTCTCTCCCGTGCCCTGATGGGCTGACTCCCGCACTCGCCCGGCCCAATACGGCCCGGCTGAGCCGCGCAAGCCATCGGGGCGCGCCCTGAGCTGCCCAAGGAAGTCTAATCTCATCCcccttgattttcttttccaaaggATTTAATAATTCCTTTTCCCTTGTTCCATAAATCAATTTCTTATTCTAAAATAATCCATAGATCATTTCCCTTGGTCCCGCACGTCAGTGACtatcaataatattcttgagaatattatttctataaattccataaaccatttctcgtTTTCCAGAAAatccaattaaacttccaaaattcatatctctcaATCCGTAACTCCGATggactccgttccacttccaataatcccgtaaaattgagatctatctaatggcactattatttagtctaaataggatctttatTTTGGTCTTTTGTCTAGGTTTTcaattgtttgcgtatagttgcggttatcgtATTTTCGTCAATTGTGGATTTCTCGAAGATTTGTGAAGCTTcatgaagaccttgagcaaggcaagtcaccctttgaccaattgctcctataattggaaaatcattattactttgtttgcaacttgcattattagaatcacacacttaacttgctggcctcggtttgcgtgccaaaaccgacggacctacccaatagtcgcactaattcctgtaggCTATACTACCCTgtttccttgtcgctccacccttgtggtgcCTCGGTATCCGTGTtatctgagcgcgtataccaaatatcccacatacaccgttgattgtcgaaaatttgggaaatgggtttgagaagccttgaaaacccgacatgtggtgtcggagtgtttgaaaataaaatagtttGTGAAAACTTGCGATGCGGGGATTATGCCTGCGAGGCAcggtcccgtattcgcatataaggaccgattcctgtgggaaattcatcaagcataacaaagtgcaaccacaaggtcgaatgggacaccctggctaagtaactagtcggttcagggaaacctcgcatgccaatagttggggaacgccggggcggggtcggttggagccaacCTGGGTTCGTGGTAAGGCAAGAACGCGAAGCTTGCCAgattaccgatcgaggtggttggagtttgatttgtgaaaactaaaatggcctatatttatgtgaaggatttgatccttctatgtggcatgaggtaaccctgggtcggcttgggaaaggctttgttgcgaacctccgaTATCGACGAgtgttcggaataagttcgtatcttgtgggtaaagtgtacccctctgcagaggttaactaactgttcgaacagccgtgcccacggtcatgggcggatgtgaggtggttcccgttgcgtagatttgtttgactgtgctttgtgaaaatttgttgtggtgtgggagtCGTAACCAGAAttagcctatgtggcagatgaatgacctgagtggtcagaaacgaatctgtgtgattcgggatgtcttcgggcatcatagactaggcttcccgagtggaagcggattgttgtgctgctgggcagctggactctgggagtccgagaaaataaaaaaaagctctgggagccgattaatcaagtgaaatggctctgggagccgagaagtaatgatctgacccaggaggtcggtacattaccaattgagttgttgaaaagcatctcttaagtcgatttgagacgcaagtctcttttcagCCCAAACTTAACAAGAagtaaatcacttagtgatttcaaaatgatttcaaacaaaggatttgcaaaacaaccttgcctctcttccaagcttgcattaaacacctaagttcccgtgacttgctaagtacgaaagtactcacccttgctctatataaatatatatagttcctccgccctgaagttgaagatgaagtaaagtgaagattagggtttcgttcTGGtttccagccgtcgcctgtggtgttgggtgttagtccgttggttccgctgctgttGCTATAGTTGGTGTTTCCTCATCTGCGTCGTCGGTTGCATTTCTCAGGCtattctgagctgcaacctaagataaggtaaataagtcctctatttattttacggtttgcaatgattcatatttgtcaccgtgggtaccagcgctatgtcctgggactggtactgagatcgcggtttcgtaggaagcggttcgcgccgtttttcctacgacacgctcctatcaggtgccgttgtacggcggtgccagaTCGGGGTGTGACAGTCCATGTTTTACTatggataaaagaaaatatagtatatgatatagataaaataatCTAATATTACTTGTTTGCTTATAGTTTTCGCTtgatttgaataaatattagaTTATTATATAATATCAAAAAATATTGGGGACTACTTTATAAAAAAGTCCAAAAAATAGTTGGTGATGGGTGTGCCACCACTAGTAGTAGCAAAGATAAGATAAATAACTGAGCTACTTGACGAGCTTAGaatatattactccctcagTTATATTAAGTTGATtcctatatttttaaatttactgGAATgatgtccgtgcgttgcaatggttAAATGCTATTTTAggcttattattattgttatacgatttAGCTAGGGTGAAATTAactgtgggaattcgcttgaattttttttttggaaaatcgTTAGCTGGAGTCCGACTTTAATATCAAgttagcatgtttttcaaagaaattttcttatacgactcaaacacggatttatatttccaaaagctaACGAATTAAAAAATCGACTCGaatacggatgacgtatcaaaataccggtaaaaacatctttaatttttataatagtagagatattaaaataatttttttttatcttctacCATTCAGTTTGTAAATTGAGCAATGTCATCGCTTTAATACTTCTTACAAACCTAcccatactttttttttatcgataagagaatttcagttattttctatcTTAGTAAAATTTTCATGGGATTTGACGAATCCATTTATTTTGGACATGAAGGAGTACACGCCACGATATAGTGCTCTCTCGGCTGCCATCGATTGACACAATGCCgattataataagctatatAGCTTATAAAAGATAATTTACGGATAAATTTTGTATACATGTGTTAGCAATTTAAAAACCAATActgaaaataaacttcaatacaAAACCTTTAAAATCAAGTTctagaattcaaaatttggcagcagCTTATAAGctctaataaaaaatataggaaaagaaagagagaaaaaaggttGGGTAAAAACTACTTCATTCAGTGGAAACATAAGAGTACTGAATTAGACATTACTTAGGAATACAAATCTAAATAGTAGGGAATTAGACATTGCCTAAGAATACGAATCCAAATACTTGGACATGTTTGGTAGATTTATaattcctaaatttaactctaaGAGTTGGGTTTGAAGTGAAGACCGAAGATATGAAGCAGCCTAAACCCAACTCCAACTCTCAAGTTCATTTTGTGAAAGAACTTCAGCCTTCTCCACTCCCGTTTTGAGCGGAACTGAACTGAAACTGTTTGAGTTAGAGTTGTGCTAAACAGGCTCCAAGTTCTTATATCATAACCATCAATCAAACATCAAACTGTACcttatgaaaaaaaacaaaatagtcattgaaatatttttaaaaatatattagaaaCTAGTGTGTAACAAATCAACATTAGAAATACACGGATGAAGCATTTTGAGAAACGGACCCAATATGATTAGATCGTGATCATGCCACAAAGTACTAATAGCTCACTCGAGAAAGGAACATGAATGCTCGAAAAATAAAGCAAGCTATACCTGAACTTATATGGCACTATGGCAAAGATAAAACTCTgcatcggaaaaaaaaaatcctgacaTGTAACTATTCCAATAGACAAAAGTGGCAGTcatatgcaagtatgcaacgaCAAAAATAATGGGAACAATATTTGTGGCCTGCTTGTAGTTATTAAGTGACAATGTCTGATGCATGAAAATAATTGGAAATTAATACATGTGCAGCTTCAGGCTTCATTCGAAATATCAACACTGATCAAATACGCTAGAACAAATCCTATCAACTGAAACCACCCACCACATGCTGGCAAAACAAAAGCAGATTTCCACTCGATGGTAATCTGTGAATACTAAACCTTCAAACTTGTTGTTTAAGTGGCAGTGTGTTTACTCTTGAAGGATGTTCATGATGCTTCTCATAGGAATTCTTACTTATCTTCCTTGATCTCAGACATTTCGCGATGCTACTTGCTAAAATGGTCACCAACAGAAGGTATATTGTGACACCGATTACTAGACCATAGACATAAACTGAGGTCCTGAATTTCCTGCAGCTTCCCGCAGCGAAAGCCGTCATGAGAGCCAGCAAATCTAGTATCATGATCAAGTGCAATACCCCAAGTGGTACATTCTTCTCCCTGACAGATTTGCTCAGCAGAAGCATGATCACAACAATGGATGACATGAAGGAGAATGCATTGAAGCAGAAGAATGCTTTGTAGCGATGGGGATGAATATTATGAAGGACTGGGTCGCCAGCCTTGTGTTTTGGGGGATCTGAACTGTCATCCGACCAGAAGCCACCAGGTGGGTTCAGACCAGCTTGGTATGTGATGGAGGCCGCCAAAATTGAAAGCAACATCAGATACTTGTGTCTTTTTCTTTCACTTTTGTCACCAGGATCTGGACTTCCTTGGATCTCAGAACCAATATCTTGCCTAACCTCCTTAGTCTGAAAAATCCACTCAAGCAAACTTTCCATACACTTGCACAATGGCTTTCCTAGTTTATCATATGTTGAAGACATAATGAAGACTTGAATCATAAGGGAGATCAGAACTGCAACAGCAACGATGATGAGATAAATAGATTGTTTTGCTTTCCTGCAGCTTCCTGCAGCATAAGCAATCAAGAGGCCAACCAATCCTGCTGCCAAACACACTCGCAATGCATAGAACTTCATACCATGCTCACAGGATCCCTTGTTCACGAGTAGTATTGTGATGACAACAGATGACACGAATGAGACTGAATTTGAGTAGTAGAACACATTATAGCGTCTTAAATTGTTCTCCTGAAGGACTGGGTTGCCTGTAAGGGTGCGGTTGATATCCTTGTCATCAGACCATACACTTCCTGGAGGGTTCATGCCAGCTTGGTATGTGACAGTCGCAGCGAGAATAGAAAGAATCAATAGTAGATTGCGCCTTCGCTCCCAATCCTTCTCATTGCCATGCCCTGTCTGGTTGCTGCCATGGAGAGGCGACCACAAATGTCTGCACGAGAGGCGGTTTAGCTTTTCTGCCACCTGCCTTTTCCAACCTTCTGGGATTACATGAATTGCTATCAAAACATGAATACCAACATAAGCAAGCACGAGGAGTACCATCACTGAGATATAAACTGAATTCTTTGTCTTCCTACAGCTTCCCATAACATAAGCCCCTGTTAAGGACAGGAGGATCACTATCATTGCTATCTGCAGTGCACGCCGTTTTATAACCTTGTTGGCCATTCTTCTGTTCAGGAGCATAATGATCATGACAACGGATGCAACAAAGGCAATTGCATTTAGATAGAAGAATGCAATATAGCGAGGGTGGTGAGTGTCCTCAAGGATGTGATCACCAGATGAATGATAATCCTCGTGTCTTGTCCAGAAGCCGCCTGGTGGATTCAGACCTGATTGGTATGTCAGAGATACTGCAAGAATCGCAAGGAGGAGTAGATATGTGCGGCACTTCTTCAGATGCTTAGCAGTTTGATTTCTA
The Oryza sativa Japonica Group chromosome 6, ASM3414082v1 DNA segment above includes these coding regions:
- the LOC4340793 gene encoding uncharacterized protein — encoded protein: MSSSIEMANGTSQDDNIEGNFKLLWSLRKYLILLGTIAVGVTYNAGLTPPGGFWTLNKDKHQAGNPVLPVGYFQRYEVFFYCNATAFAASLVLIILLLSKSATKHVLWLRSMQFTMILDLFSLMGAYAAGSCRALKSSIYTWILVFAVFLYVGVHVLVFMRVIPDKLKEMIQKLWGVHDRQSDRHQDKDVEDARKFILILVTFTATVTYQAGLSPPGGFWAENEYDPLSKVPPAFPPYKHQPATSVLRSNYLDRYKLFVSCNSTSFVASLVTVILLLSTELSKHGIRSKAVIVCVVADLLCLVGAYAAGCCRDVATSFYVMFIIMIVLICLALLVGIFAYKPVAIWLQNFKKVSLRCVSATGWMLSSSSRRNGFSNGDHNHDTEIVGTNDDTEPVANGHIHSNQAAPIQNVNGNQIEEHLNKTRKNLLLLAILAVSLTYQSGLNPPGGFWSGNEFRHADGDHILEEYHHSAGDRILEDTYHSRFIAFFYLNAVAFVASVVMIILLLNKVMIMKVTKQCTLQIVMIVNLLSLTGAFVMGSCREANKSIYISVLLCLVLAYVLVHVLIAIHVLCGMASPASSVSPQNRTEDTKELGRRRNLLLTLSVLAATVTYQAGMNPPGGVWSDDKDVSGKPGNPILQDTHPKRYDVFYYSNSLSFVSSVVTTILLVNKESCEHGIKSHALRVCLVVGLVGLLIAYAAGSCRKAIQSIYLIIIAVAVLISVVIQVFLLSSTNSNTLQTFLSIRDVNQDSSSGPQESTDPQEKKERKRKKYLMLLAVLAASIAYQAGLNPPGGFWPDDGGHKAGNPILHDVNHRRYKTFFCFNAFSFMSSIVVIMLLLSRTIREKDVHIDVLYLIMILDLLGLMTAFAAGSCRRFRTSVYVYGLVICVVVYLLLVTVLSSGIAKYLRSRKVQIPSQDHPENASRADTPNA